TTAAGTTATTTTTGAAACAACTACTACTTACTTGCCTTAATTCACCTGTTGTTACATTTGAATACTGTTTTATCTGACTTGTACGGATGACTACGGTTGGTGCAAGATGTGAGTCTATCGACTTCGCTAATATCTTCGGATCAACTTCAGAGGGAGGAAATTGTTGATCAGTTCTATCTACTTCCTGTTTACTACTTGTTACAACTTCCGGTTCTGATTGAGGGTTGTTACTAGCTTGGTTTCTTCTTGATCCAAAACATTTAAATTGTCTAACAGAATTTCCTAATTTAGTAGGTGGCGTAGTTGGTTTAGTTTGCCCAAAAGACTGAATACTTTCCTTTACCTGAGAAGCCGAAGGTAGTCGAGACATCACACTACCAACACTGTTAGCTTTTGCCCCCATGACATCGGCTTCTTTTTCTAGCGTAGAATCAACATTCGCACTGATTCCTTTCAATTGAATAGAAGGTTTGACTCTTCCTTGCTTTTGCTGAACTACGTGCCATGCTTCATGGGGAAGGTGCTTTTCCTGTCCAGGTGCAACGTGAATATCTGTTCCTTGGGTATAGGCAGCAGCTTGAAACTTTGGAGGCTCGCTGGAATTATAATGAACTTTGACATCATCCATTCCCATTCCAGAAAGATTTTCCACGCCTGTTTTTAAGTTATCAGGCAAGCCGGTGTTATTTTCAGGTTGAATTTCTTGACTTTGAATTGCCAACTCAGTTGGCTGTATGGTGTCTGCTGAACTATCTGGTTGTTGATGAGATTTATCTCCAAGCTGTTCAGTATGCAACTTCATCTGCAATGGGAAACTTGGTACTGCTGATTGCGAGATTTTTGACGTATAACTATCAGCTTGATAATTCGGATCAATTTTTAAATTACTCCAAGGTGAGACTGGCGATCGCTGCACAGGATTCTCTGTAACTATAGATACTTTAGGAAGATGTGATTTATATTGTCTAGTCTCGGTTGTATCTTGTGGTTGTTCTGAAGTTAAATTTTCTGATGGTGTTGATTCAACTTTAAATGGACGTGGTGCAAACTGATTGTTAGATGATGAATCAGATGTAGATTTACTATGATTAGCATGTTTTTTCTGATACATTTATTTTAAGTATGAATTTTATGCCTAAAATAGAATAAAAATAAACTTATGACTATTAGATAAAAGTCTATTGCTTTTTTATTGAAATTATGATTAGAAATTTGGCTTAATTACAGAACATAACCCCAGAAACAGGGAAGAAGTTGAGAGTAGTTGAAAAAATTCAATTTGTATTGATTGGCGCGATAATATGCGATCGGTTCTTCAATCAGATACTATTGATGCTAGATAATGGGAAAGCTTTGACTTTTATTGCCCCATCTAGCCCAGAAGAACAGATTAACTACTATGCGAACTCACTATTGCGGCGAACTCCGAAAAGAAGATATTGGAGAAACTGTTACCTTGTACGGATGGGTAGACCGTCGCCGCGATCATGGGGGCGTGATATTCTTAGATTTACGCGATCGCTCTGGCACAGTCCAAATTGTCAGCGATCCGCAACGCACCCCCAACTCCTACGAGCAAGCCAATGCTTTGCGGAATGAATACGTCGTCGAAATCACCGGCAGAGTAACGCAGCGTCCCGAAGAATCACTGAAT
This portion of the Aulosira sp. FACHB-615 genome encodes:
- a CDS encoding DUF4157 domain-containing protein, coding for MYQKKHANHSKSTSDSSSNNQFAPRPFKVESTPSENLTSEQPQDTTETRQYKSHLPKVSIVTENPVQRSPVSPWSNLKIDPNYQADSYTSKISQSAVPSFPLQMKLHTEQLGDKSHQQPDSSADTIQPTELAIQSQEIQPENNTGLPDNLKTGVENLSGMGMDDVKVHYNSSEPPKFQAAAYTQGTDIHVAPGQEKHLPHEAWHVVQQKQGRVKPSIQLKGISANVDSTLEKEADVMGAKANSVGSVMSRLPSASQVKESIQSFGQTKPTTPPTKLGNSVRQFKCFGSRRNQASNNPQSEPEVVTSSKQEVDRTDQQFPPSEVDPKILAKSIDSHLAPTVVIRTSQIKQYSNVTTGELRQVSSSCFKNNL